The following nucleotide sequence is from Oryzias latipes chromosome 20, ASM223467v1.
taaattacataaaagtttaaaatatatatttttaatttacaatattttttttcaaattgccaacatttcttttaagttaGAAAACGTGTATTTTCCTTTTCGAatcttaaatatttcttttaattttatttttagtcttttttacgttttcaatgtttctttttttgtttgttttttcggtTTTTACAATCTGATTTTTCGTATATATTGAACTCATTTGAGCCCATACTTGTCTCTGCATGCTGTGACGGTTGAGTCATGACTAACTAATAATGTCTTCTTTCCTTTCAGCGGTCCAAACAGGGGTCATTACATTGCCATTGTAAAAAGTCACGACTTCTGGTTGCTCTTTGATGATGATATTGTGGAGGTGAGTGAGCTCGTTTCTGCACATTTCCATCTGAGTGTAATGCATTTCATTAATAAGAAAAGTgggttcttttttctttcttccctgTCGTGCTCTTTGTAGAAAATTGATGCGCAAGCCATAGAAGAATTCTACGGACTCACCTCTGAAATCTCCAAGAACTCGGAGTCAGGCTACATCCTCTTTTACCAATCCAGAGATTAAAACGTGGATCCGAGTCTTTCATAAAAcggggaaacatttttttccctccttttttttttgaggggaGACACAGACTGCGAACCACATCACAGCCGCCTGCATGGCGTCATACCTGCCTGCACAGCTGTAACTCATATCTGCTCTGCAGTCCAGCCGTGGACGTTTCCCCCCTTACATACCGGCCGGCCCTGCCGGCCGCCATGTCCTTCCTCGTCTCTCATCCtccgctgctgctgccgccgctgctaccgccgccgccgctgccggGACTACGAGACGATTATGATTAAAACTGTGTcaagattgtttttaaaaaaaaaaaaagaatgagggGTTGTACAGAAGTTGGTTGTATGAGTAGTGCTCTAGTTTTTGCCTCGGGTGTGGGATGAATGGGTATTTAAATCATAATGTTAAACTGGCCCTTCATTCCCCATATTATTAACTGGAATGAAGAGTTTTGATTATGGATGTAAAGGAGGATGCATGGGAGGTGGGTGCTTATATAGGACTCACTCGACTGTGTATTTCTACAGTGTACAGAATGGTATTTGTATAAATATTACAAGAAGATATTATTGGGAAATGTCAGACCTAGAAAAGACGTATTAACACTATGGTGCACTTTTGATACCGTTTTGTAGGTGTTGGCAAGCTTAATGTGAGGGTTTGCTTGAAAAAGCCTGTTGTGAAGcgatcattttctgttttaaagaaaaagaaataaagtcgGTAAGAGAGATTGGGGGGTGCTCTGCTTTCTGAATCCCACAGGTGTACTGATGACTCATTGGGGGGGTTCGTGGCCTCCCCCTTGTGGCGATAAATGGCATTGCTACTGGAGTTTTTCTATTCTAGTTTTCTAGGAAAAGCATTAAAAAGGCGCACGTGCCTGATGAGGCTATAAGCACTGAGTCTAATACATTAAGATTTAGGAGAGGAGCTAAGGTGGCCTCCTCCATGAGGATGGAGGGGAGGAGGCTTGTGAGACACATCAGGGCTGCTGTGAATAGCTCagacaggaccagaatagaaagcaGGAGGAAGGTGAGCCTCCTCGTGCCTGAAACTGGAGTAGAAAACTATAAAGCGTTCAGATGCTCCGAAAACAACTTTAAAGATAAatcaattctgtttttaaacaccTGGAAATTAAACCGAATCTGTCCTTGGAAGAGGACCAAACATGAAGGGGTTTCAGCCAATCTCCGGCAGTCTGGCTCTTCTGGGACTCCtccttcatcatcctcaccatcctCACCCCCTCCTTTCCCGCGCACCTCCCGTTCCTCCTCGCTGCTCTTCTCGCCGCTCCTCCTCGCAGCACCACCGCAGTCCACGGGTGCCACGCCGTTACCGGTCGCCCGCCTAATAACCGAGCTGTGCCGCATCGACCCCAACATGATGATGGGAGCGCGAGGCAGCTGCGCCTCCATCTAGTCTCACCGAGTCAAGGTAAGGCGCTCGCGGGCATCCTCTGCACGGGTGGAAGCGTGCGGCTCGTTTCTGCCGctgctttgtttctttaatgttGGCTGTAGGGCGGGTGTGTGCGAGCGTCTATGGCCGGCGGGGTGATATGCATGCTGGGAGAGATGTTTCCATGACGGGTGCGGTGTCTTCTGTAAGGAGAGGCAATTATTCCCGTCACCATGGGCAACCAGGCTGCCGTCCTGAAAGTTGCAGCAAAGCAGTTCTatctttttctaatttaattgACATTAATTTCAAACCCTTTGCGTGCATTCCTACAGGCCTATTTGCTTCAAGTCTCTCTGAGTTCAATGCACAACAAATTATAAtatatttaagttatttttgtgtttttttgtgcaaagtAAATTCCTTTGTCTTGAATTTTTGCTAAAGTTGCAGAGCCCTGAGCTGAGCATGCTCATGCCTCCTGTGCTCTCATAACCCAGGACATAAAGTACTTTATGCAGAAACCCCCCAGTTGGTTGTGTGGTGGGACAACAGGGTCTATTAAAGGCATCGAAATTCCTAATTCACAAACTAAGGTGATTTGGACAGAAAAAACAGTAATATAAAGAGCAAAAATTAATCACTTTTTGTAATTGCGTAACGATTCAttaatttgattcatatcataatttagGATTGCTGATACAATTCATAGTTGATATTAGGTCATtttgatctgattcactgacctaaaatcgatccaggacatcaaAATGAGCTGAATTTGGGTTATTCTTATTCTTCAGTGTgtagttttccagattccttgtatttcttgcaagataatcaagtgtaaataaatatgtgtacaaacaagtaaagaaGAATTAATGGGTAATCCATTcaaattttagtttcataaagttgaGCCCACTGTTGTTCTTCTACACAaaaggaacattattagaacattctagcacactgcgtggtcacatgtctttgcaaaattacCAAATCgatataattgatttatttaatttttttaacgaTTTTACAACGGTATAGGtcgattcgattaacaacttgcctctgACAGATTGATCTGATTGGATTGTAGGACTAATAATTGATTGGTTTAATCGCAGCACGACTAATTAAATGATAATGGTTGTGACTTGCCTGTGTTGATTTTAGACGGGGGGCACAATGAGTGAGGAGCCAGCGGTCACCCCAAGCTGGCTGAACCCGGAGGCCACAGCGTGGGCCAGTGGAGGCGGGGGAACGCTAGATAACAGCACCAGCTTGGGGACGTTTCCACCAGAGGAGTCCCTACCGCCCGGccagctgccgctgctggtcaACCCCTGGGACATTGTGCTCTGCTCATCAGGGACCCTGATAGCCTGCGAGAACGCGTTGGTGGTGCTTGTGATCTGGCAGAACTCTGCGCTCAGGGCCCCCATGTTCCTGCTGATTGGCAGCCTGGCTCTGGCTGACCTACTGGCCGGTCTGGGTTTGGTGCTCCACTTCACCTGTGCCTACCTACTTCGCTCCGACTCAGCCCAGTTGCTGACTGTGGGCTTGGTGGTGGCctctttctctgcttctgtctTCAGCTTGCTGGCTATTACCATCGACCGCTATCTGTCACTGTACTATGCCCTCACCTACAACTCGGAGCGGACTGCAGCTTTCACCTACACCATGCTCGTGCTGCTGTGGGGCCTCTCCCTGTGTCTTGGCCTGCTGCCGGTCACGGGGGTTAACTGTCTGGCGGAGGAAGCCTCTTGCAGCGTCGTGCGGCCCCTGACTAAGAATAACGTCGCCGTGCTGTCTGTCTCCTTCCTGCTGCTTTTTGGCCTAATGCTGCAACTTTATGTCCAGATCTGCAAGATTGTAATGCGCCATGCGCACCAGATCGCTCTCCAGCACCACTTCCTGGCCGCCACACCCCACTACGTCACAACACGGAAGGGAGTGTCCACACTGGCCATCATCCTCGGTACGTTTGCTgcatgctggatgcccttcacCGTCTACTCCCTCATCGCTGACTACACCTACCCTCCTCTCTACACCTACGCCACGCTGGTGCCTGCTACCTACAATTCTGTCATCAATCCGGTCATCTACGCATTCAGGAATCAGGAGATCCAGAAAGCGCTGTGGCTGGTGTGCTGTGGCTGCGTGCCTGCAAGTGTGGCCCATCGTGCACGGACACCAAGTGACGTCTGACATGGGAAGAAGGTcctgagaaaaacagaaaagagccATCTGGGTCCAATCTGCTCCTACCGGGATGTGTTTGGTGTCAGAGAACAGAAGTTGGAATGGGCTGTTGGGGTAGTTATTCACAGCCCACAAGGATGGATGGGGTTTTTACTTGTTACACTGACCACAGGGCAAGAAATCTCACTGTCTTCCCAATTAAGGGCCATTAAGTCAGCTGCATCCTGCCCCCTTCTGTTCCAGTCGTGCCACGCCCATTCTCCTTTTTGCAGA
It contains:
- the gpr12 gene encoding G-protein coupled receptor 12 isoform X1, whose protein sequence is MSEEPAVTPSWLNPEATAWASGGGGTLDNSTSLGTFPPEESLPPGQLPLLVNPWDIVLCSSGTLIACENALVVLVIWQNSALRAPMFLLIGSLALADLLAGLGLVLHFTCAYLLRSDSAQLLTVGLVVASFSASVFSLLAITIDRYLSLYYALTYNSERTAAFTYTMLVLLWGLSLCLGLLPVTGVNCLAEEASCSVVRPLTKNNVAVLSVSFLLLFGLMLQLYVQICKIVMRHAHQIALQHHFLAATPHYVTTRKGVSTLAIILGTFAACWMPFTVYSLIADYTYPPLYTYATLVPATYNSVINPVIYAFRNQEIQKALWLVCCGCVPASVAHRARTPSDV
- the gpr12 gene encoding G-protein coupled receptor 12 isoform X2, producing MSEEPAVTPSWLNPEATAWASGGGGTLDNSTSLGTFPPEESLPPGQLPLLVNPWDIVLCSSGTLIACENALVVLVIWQNSALRAPMFLLIGSLALADLLAGLGLVLHFTCAYLLRSDSAQLLTVGLVVASFSASVFSLLAITIDRYLSLYYALTYNSERTAAFTYTMLVLLWGLSLCLGLLPVTGVNCLAEEASCSVVRPLTKNNVAVLSVSFLLLFGLMLQLYVQICKIVMRHAHQIALQHHFLAATPHYVTTRKGVSTLAIILGIRRSRKRCGWCAVAACLQVWPIVHGHQVTSDMGRRS